A single window of Ralstonia sp. RRA DNA harbors:
- a CDS encoding type 4 pilus major pilin, which produces MERIIGALVAIALAILAVGNTLSNSGQAKSDQKSGGAATDIGYVMTKARAGFAQSNTGFANFSNANLGGLINGGTFPPTMVKSGGIFDKWGNPITLSSANSGTSGVISFGGGGSQTTDECTSTVTSLSGYDLLTVGGQSFTRSNMPDTSQAGAVCSATATIVVTFH; this is translated from the coding sequence ATGGAACGGATCATTGGGGCGCTCGTGGCGATCGCGCTGGCAATCCTCGCAGTGGGCAACACGCTCAGCAACAGCGGGCAGGCGAAGTCGGATCAGAAGAGTGGTGGCGCGGCGACGGATATTGGCTACGTCATGACAAAGGCCCGAGCAGGGTTCGCGCAGAGCAATACCGGCTTTGCCAATTTTTCGAACGCGAACCTGGGCGGGCTTATTAACGGAGGCACCTTCCCTCCGACCATGGTCAAGAGCGGAGGCATTTTCGACAAGTGGGGCAATCCCATTACTTTGAGTTCGGCAAATAGTGGCACGAGCGGGGTGATCTCTTTTGGGGGTGGCGGGTCGCAAACAACTGACGAATGCACGTCCACCGTGACGAGTCTGTCAGGCTACGACTTGTTGACGGTTGGCGGTCAGAGTTTTACACGCAGCAACATGCCTGACACGTCGCAGGCCGGCGCTGTTTGCTCCGCGACCGCAACGATTGTCGTGACGTTCCACTGA
- a CDS encoding FlhC family transcriptional regulator: MTRSTALSAKDSLILPDRITDRIRSINYQLADFMGTCMLRHREVAPVFGVRPEELAMLAQNAAGQRQLMGTPFLVVTPMFKNVEDWRSLIKKTTPTLAIDKVKAEFGNLDPSLKMSLFHQNKDYVWMVVDLLHSTPVAAQLLGMPQDLADYLVTVSQHELELAIFGANFPMFRWRFENPMFWLEYSANLISEETICHHVMNAGDSRAPRPLQRERWGNFRVGRAQMERYTEALIGLRCRASSVASMFPGTAATARALYRQIHGESSPCGLMPSSSSWYVESVSSRIQSTTLIWLYWSALAARANEPEAFITALDTVGRLFGDAARLTPDRAFHLARSVSTGSDLSMSSCRTCSTHYLTCNTTPKIELAASFYCPSCTGALTAPRKGKPRKQLA, encoded by the coding sequence ATGACTCGTTCGACTGCTCTTTCTGCCAAAGACTCGCTCATCCTTCCCGACCGGATTACCGACCGGATCCGTTCCATCAACTACCAGCTTGCGGATTTCATGGGCACCTGCATGCTTCGGCACCGGGAAGTGGCGCCAGTATTTGGAGTGCGGCCGGAAGAGCTGGCCATGCTCGCGCAGAACGCTGCAGGGCAGCGGCAGTTGATGGGAACACCGTTCCTGGTCGTGACACCGATGTTCAAGAACGTCGAAGATTGGCGCAGCCTCATCAAGAAGACGACACCAACCCTGGCCATTGACAAGGTGAAGGCGGAATTCGGCAACCTTGATCCCAGCCTGAAGATGAGCTTGTTCCACCAGAACAAGGATTACGTCTGGATGGTAGTCGACCTACTCCACTCCACGCCCGTTGCCGCTCAACTGCTGGGCATGCCGCAAGACCTGGCTGACTATCTCGTGACCGTGTCTCAGCACGAGCTGGAGCTTGCCATCTTCGGCGCCAACTTCCCGATGTTCCGTTGGCGTTTTGAGAATCCGATGTTCTGGCTTGAGTATTCGGCCAACCTCATCTCGGAAGAGACGATCTGCCACCACGTGATGAACGCCGGCGACTCACGTGCCCCGCGGCCCCTGCAACGTGAACGCTGGGGAAATTTCCGCGTCGGCCGCGCGCAGATGGAACGCTATACCGAGGCGCTCATTGGCCTGCGTTGCCGCGCATCCAGCGTGGCCTCGATGTTCCCTGGCACCGCGGCTACGGCGCGCGCTCTCTATCGACAAATCCACGGCGAATCGTCTCCCTGCGGCCTGATGCCCTCCTCGTCATCCTGGTACGTGGAGTCGGTGTCGAGCCGCATTCAGTCGACGACGCTGATTTGGCTGTACTGGAGCGCCCTTGCCGCACGTGCGAACGAGCCAGAGGCGTTCATCACCGCACTCGACACCGTCGGGCGTCTGTTCGGCGATGCCGCGCGGCTGACCCCGGACCGGGCGTTCCATTTGGCCCGATCAGTGTCCACCGGCAGCGATTTGTCCATGTCCAGTTGCCGCACCTGTTCCACGCACTATCTGACGTGCAATACCACGCCAAAAATCGAACTGGCGGCGTCCTTCTATTGCCCGTCATGCACAGGTGCGTTGACGGCGCCACGCAAGGGCAAACCGCGCAAACAACTCGCATAG
- a CDS encoding single-stranded DNA-binding protein: MASVNKVIIVGNLGADPETRYMPSGDAVTNIRVATTDRFKDKGSGEMREATEWHRIAFFGRLAEIAGEYLKKGSSVYIEGRLKTRQWEKDGQKQYSTEIVAEQMQMLGGRQGAGGESEGGGGYSRGGDDTSGGHGGSRSQAGGMSRSAGGSGQGSSARRQPAPSNGFEDFDDPDIPF; the protein is encoded by the coding sequence ATGGCTTCAGTCAACAAGGTCATCATCGTGGGCAACCTCGGTGCTGATCCGGAAACACGTTACATGCCCAGTGGCGACGCGGTCACCAACATCCGCGTGGCAACCACCGATCGCTTTAAGGACAAGGGTAGCGGTGAGATGCGCGAAGCCACCGAATGGCATCGCATCGCGTTCTTCGGTCGCTTGGCGGAAATCGCTGGCGAGTATCTGAAGAAGGGATCGTCGGTCTACATCGAGGGTCGTCTGAAAACCCGTCAATGGGAGAAAGACGGCCAGAAGCAATACAGCACCGAGATTGTCGCGGAGCAGATGCAGATGCTTGGCGGCCGACAGGGCGCCGGTGGTGAAAGTGAAGGCGGTGGTGGTTACTCGCGCGGTGGCGATGATACTAGCGGTGGCCATGGCGGTAGCCGCAGCCAGGCTGGAGGAATGAGCCGCAGCGCAGGCGGCAGTGGCCAGGGCAGTAGTGCACGTCGTCAACCCGCGCCGTCCAACGGCTTCGAGGATTTTGACGACCCGGACATCCCGTTCTAG
- the pilP gene encoding type IV pilus biogenesis protein PilP, whose protein sequence is MEKAMQAAQSIRDAQPSATTTPPTTTPAARTAQVAETSVRPTQAAPSPQASIPVAAAPSPKTEAAQAGAEADELSILQRQAAVLKVKAEIAKYQADIKSSESRAMQAATSVTPGQAGEPGVVPSLVVPGNVTKPPIPLPAAKHGKPRLVHIGGADGVYSALIEINGITISDAVAGTQLGDGWQVIGVDAKQVRVGRGKQVLKLAV, encoded by the coding sequence ATGGAGAAGGCGATGCAGGCCGCTCAATCCATTCGTGATGCGCAGCCTTCGGCAACAACAACTCCGCCAACGACAACACCTGCGGCTCGTACCGCGCAAGTTGCAGAAACGTCTGTACGGCCAACCCAGGCTGCTCCATCACCCCAGGCGTCGATTCCTGTTGCGGCTGCGCCTTCGCCGAAGACCGAAGCCGCTCAGGCAGGTGCTGAGGCCGACGAACTCAGCATCCTGCAACGGCAAGCGGCAGTCCTGAAGGTCAAGGCTGAAATTGCGAAGTACCAGGCGGACATCAAAAGCTCGGAGTCGCGCGCGATGCAGGCTGCAACGAGCGTGACGCCTGGGCAGGCAGGGGAACCGGGAGTTGTTCCGTCGCTGGTCGTTCCCGGCAACGTTACGAAGCCACCGATTCCGCTACCTGCGGCCAAACATGGGAAACCGCGTCTGGTTCACATCGGGGGAGCTGACGGCGTCTACTCGGCTCTCATCGAAATCAACGGCATCACGATTTCGGATGCAGTGGCTGGCACTCAGCTCGGCGATGGCTGGCAAGTCATCGGCGTCGATGCGAAACAAGTCAGAGTGGGTCGCGGCAAGCAAGTTCTGAAGCTCGCGGTGTGA
- a CDS encoding pilus assembly protein PilN produces MRDTRAQLDAAPSSRPVFQIHEGAWLLGEKVKATKPQPELFNKPVSYNDARDRISTLADVADWIARTYNVRVVIDPSVNAPFPSAQSIVTTGATGAVKGPQLPAGLATSLAGAPNATLAAPGGMQSGAAAMPTQSPLHYVGDFKGFMRTNEQRYNVYSRFRDGTLTFFRVETRNFTLPDMGAFASMSGTISSDGNLSSSSGGTSASTTSSTSGGSSGSGTGGQTASQSLEVKPWKRLEEIAKQIAGNGAEVIADPNLGTVTVTGTPPQCDRVEDWVRTLDAMFGKQVAIDVRIYEVRLNQEDNYGLNLSLGYKSGNGHTGATFTGVAPPTVSSNATPMSVGATIVGGKLDGTKVAVQALSTLGNVTQVVSRSGVTQNGKVMAMQSATLQDYIPSSQTTLASNVGSTSSMQTAPDISGFTSTFTPKVVNGRILIMFDMTLSNLNPLQEQTQGSGASLSKVQLRTKPLARFQQTVGLKPGESLVLTGLRDQTTSTTNNGVGSPYVPVTGGGVDAAKRETMIAVVITARLL; encoded by the coding sequence ATGCGCGACACGCGCGCGCAGCTCGACGCTGCCCCGAGCAGCCGCCCGGTCTTCCAGATCCATGAGGGGGCATGGCTTCTTGGCGAGAAGGTCAAGGCGACCAAGCCGCAACCGGAACTCTTCAACAAGCCCGTGTCGTACAACGACGCACGGGACCGCATCAGTACGCTTGCCGACGTTGCCGACTGGATTGCTCGCACTTACAACGTACGGGTGGTCATCGATCCCTCGGTGAATGCACCGTTCCCCTCGGCGCAGTCCATTGTGACCACCGGCGCAACCGGCGCAGTCAAGGGGCCGCAACTACCCGCAGGGCTCGCCACGAGTCTTGCAGGCGCGCCCAACGCAACGTTGGCCGCCCCAGGTGGCATGCAGTCTGGGGCCGCAGCGATGCCGACGCAGTCACCGCTGCACTACGTTGGCGATTTCAAGGGTTTTATGCGGACGAACGAGCAGCGCTACAACGTCTACTCGCGCTTTCGCGACGGCACCCTCACGTTCTTCCGAGTCGAGACCCGGAACTTCACGTTGCCTGACATGGGAGCCTTCGCTTCCATGAGCGGGACGATCTCCAGTGACGGCAACCTGTCTTCCAGCTCGGGCGGCACGTCGGCTTCTACCACTAGCTCCACATCTGGCGGTTCAAGCGGTTCGGGCACCGGCGGACAAACAGCCAGCCAGTCGTTGGAAGTGAAACCGTGGAAACGCTTGGAGGAGATCGCCAAGCAAATTGCGGGGAATGGTGCGGAGGTCATCGCCGACCCGAATCTGGGGACTGTCACTGTCACCGGGACGCCGCCACAGTGTGATCGTGTTGAGGACTGGGTCCGTACTCTTGATGCCATGTTCGGTAAGCAGGTCGCCATCGACGTGCGCATCTACGAAGTCCGGCTCAATCAAGAGGACAACTACGGCTTGAATCTCTCGCTCGGGTACAAGAGCGGAAATGGGCACACCGGTGCCACGTTCACCGGGGTGGCGCCGCCAACGGTGTCGAGCAACGCGACACCCATGTCCGTCGGCGCGACGATTGTCGGCGGCAAGCTGGACGGTACCAAGGTGGCAGTGCAAGCGCTGTCGACGCTGGGCAACGTTACGCAGGTTGTGTCGCGTTCGGGAGTTACCCAAAACGGCAAGGTCATGGCAATGCAGTCTGCAACTTTGCAGGACTACATCCCGAGCTCGCAGACCACGTTGGCGTCGAACGTGGGTTCCACGTCTTCCATGCAAACCGCCCCTGACATCTCCGGCTTCACAAGCACGTTCACGCCAAAGGTTGTCAACGGCCGCATCTTGATCATGTTCGACATGACCCTGTCGAATCTGAACCCGCTACAAGAACAGACCCAGGGCAGCGGGGCCTCCTTGTCCAAGGTGCAGCTGCGAACCAAGCCACTGGCACGTTTCCAGCAGACCGTCGGCCTGAAGCCGGGCGAGTCGCTGGTACTTACCGGCTTGCGCGATCAAACGACCAGTACCACGAACAACGGCGTTGGCTCGCCCTACGTCCCAGTGACGGGCGGTGGGGTGGATGCCGCAAAGCGCGAAACGATGATTGCCGTCGTTATCACCGCACGGCTTCTTTGA
- a CDS encoding ATPase, T2SS/T4P/T4SS family → MVALVERFRAFSRVDAHVEPMRLPPVPATLMQHVVWAGVGEKIQVDGRYAGGSAFLTWLADLKRHGLEPVVESLAPQELAQARESTSDGQSGDAYLEFLEMSRRRHVEAAELGASDLHVLQREDHAEFQLRIDGELWTVPEWELNAAQGEAFVRATCVGLATVKEPTFNPLEFQEAQISGNKLPETDIESVRITRGPAYPIEAGGGVMVNRLQPRRHTATLQRRETPASRLRLVRPEAPAGKVDFERMGFTTLQLAMFEQVVLMPDGLFIQTGPTGSGKTTTGYEMLRYKGQISPELRQITREHPVEYPREWAVQLLSTGQNSSYLVERMLRMDPDIIDIGEIRTGNEGVAAVQAAQTGHLVFGSLHVLDPFELIGRLQMLDHTLLSKELMCNHKIIAGFMGQRMVPVLCTECREPLAKHLDAMPGILLDRIKTWGNIEQVHVRGKGCPHCFGRQIRGREAVAEVVLSTEELMEDFLRGTSLARRNHRLREGSDKSMLGNVMERVLAGRIDPRDAQKNVPIEAYREGV, encoded by the coding sequence ATGGTGGCTTTGGTTGAGCGGTTCAGGGCATTCTCGCGCGTTGACGCGCATGTCGAGCCAATGCGGCTCCCGCCTGTTCCTGCCACGCTGATGCAACACGTCGTGTGGGCGGGGGTCGGCGAGAAGATTCAGGTCGATGGCCGCTATGCAGGTGGTTCGGCCTTTCTCACATGGTTGGCTGACCTCAAACGCCATGGTCTGGAGCCGGTTGTTGAATCTCTTGCCCCGCAGGAGCTGGCGCAAGCGCGCGAAAGCACGTCGGACGGGCAATCGGGCGACGCATACCTTGAGTTTCTGGAAATGTCGCGCCGGCGGCACGTCGAGGCTGCCGAACTGGGGGCGTCCGACCTTCACGTTCTGCAGCGAGAAGACCATGCTGAATTTCAGTTGCGCATTGACGGCGAGCTATGGACGGTGCCCGAGTGGGAACTGAACGCTGCGCAGGGGGAAGCTTTTGTGCGAGCAACTTGCGTCGGCCTCGCAACCGTCAAAGAGCCGACATTCAATCCGCTCGAGTTCCAGGAAGCGCAGATCAGCGGCAACAAGCTGCCTGAGACCGATATTGAAAGTGTTCGCATTACGCGCGGCCCAGCCTATCCGATCGAGGCCGGTGGTGGCGTCATGGTTAATCGCCTGCAACCGCGCAGGCACACGGCCACACTTCAGCGACGCGAGACGCCGGCGAGTCGTCTGCGACTGGTGAGACCGGAGGCGCCGGCCGGCAAAGTCGACTTTGAGCGGATGGGATTCACGACGCTGCAGCTCGCGATGTTCGAGCAGGTCGTCCTGATGCCGGATGGTCTGTTTATTCAGACGGGGCCGACGGGAAGTGGCAAGACCACGACCGGCTACGAAATGCTGCGCTACAAGGGGCAGATTTCGCCCGAGCTGCGGCAGATCACCCGTGAGCATCCGGTCGAGTACCCGCGTGAATGGGCAGTGCAACTGCTTTCGACGGGGCAGAACTCCTCATACCTCGTCGAACGCATGCTCCGGATGGACCCGGACATCATCGACATCGGCGAGATCCGCACAGGCAATGAAGGTGTTGCAGCAGTTCAGGCAGCGCAGACCGGGCACTTGGTCTTCGGCTCGCTCCACGTTCTTGATCCGTTCGAACTGATTGGTCGCCTGCAAATGCTCGACCACACGCTGCTTTCCAAGGAGTTGATGTGCAACCACAAAATCATCGCGGGTTTCATGGGGCAGCGGATGGTTCCCGTGCTGTGCACGGAGTGTCGGGAGCCATTGGCCAAACATCTCGACGCAATGCCGGGAATTCTGCTCGACCGCATCAAAACCTGGGGAAACATCGAACAGGTCCATGTGCGGGGAAAGGGATGTCCGCACTGCTTCGGCCGGCAAATCCGCGGGCGTGAGGCAGTTGCAGAGGTTGTCCTTAGCACCGAAGAGCTGATGGAAGACTTCCTCAGGGGGACGTCGTTGGCACGTCGAAATCACCGCCTGCGTGAGGGCTCCGACAAATCCATGCTCGGCAATGTCATGGAACGTGTGTTGGCCGGCAGGATCGATCCGCGCGACGCGCAGAAGAACGTGCCCATTGAGGCGTATCGCGAGGGCGTATGA
- the pilV gene encoding shufflon system plasmid conjugative transfer pilus tip adhesin PilV: protein MDAILGYMIAIALSLLSVGQFYQWQASGMTNVQTAAAASQQVIYNKAAAQYVQDNGTSIAAIATPTVPVTITTAMLISSGYLPNGFSTTNVFGQTWQLQVLQPTAGTLQSVVQSVGGRAIADTVQLVQIAAQAGAQGGFVPYAGQNGDATMTPANAYGAYGAWKLPLTNFTNPGSGHLVSLLAFTGVSANNSYLYRVQVPGHPELNNMQTDLGMTDQGGALHNISGAQQISSQSLQALSGGSLAVPSITTANGKVVTWEQVGEGGVLGLKGSNGTSIYLESLNGTFRIVNNPWTQSIFSVDQSGDVVAAGTQRLGNVASPNTACAQNGTQAGNADGSGQQLVCLYNVWKPIGGSLQRFGYYTAQHGSGIPRPTCPAGGTPMIVVTPANFAVDPTTVVNYGAWGSGPWTVYIMDGSNAGIGGATATVGTYCGY from the coding sequence ATGGATGCAATTCTCGGTTACATGATCGCCATCGCCCTGTCGTTGCTGAGCGTGGGGCAGTTCTACCAGTGGCAGGCGTCGGGCATGACAAACGTGCAGACTGCGGCCGCGGCAAGCCAGCAGGTGATCTACAACAAGGCCGCGGCTCAGTACGTTCAAGACAACGGGACATCGATCGCGGCGATTGCAACGCCTACCGTGCCGGTGACCATCACCACCGCAATGCTGATCAGCAGCGGTTACTTGCCGAACGGCTTTTCGACCACGAATGTTTTCGGACAGACATGGCAACTTCAGGTCCTGCAGCCCACCGCGGGGACGTTGCAGTCGGTCGTGCAATCGGTTGGCGGGAGGGCAATCGCGGACACTGTCCAGCTTGTTCAGATTGCCGCCCAAGCAGGGGCGCAGGGCGGATTCGTCCCCTATGCCGGCCAGAATGGTGACGCAACCATGACCCCCGCAAATGCTTACGGCGCATACGGGGCATGGAAGCTTCCGTTGACCAATTTCACCAATCCAGGCAGCGGTCACCTGGTGTCACTGCTTGCGTTCACAGGCGTGAGTGCGAACAACAGCTATCTGTACCGCGTTCAGGTTCCTGGCCATCCCGAGCTGAACAACATGCAGACCGACCTTGGTATGACCGATCAAGGGGGGGCGCTGCACAACATCAGTGGCGCACAGCAGATCAGCTCACAAAGCTTGCAGGCTCTTTCCGGTGGTTCGCTTGCCGTGCCATCGATCACGACCGCAAACGGCAAAGTAGTCACTTGGGAGCAGGTGGGCGAGGGCGGTGTGCTAGGCCTGAAAGGATCGAACGGTACATCGATCTACCTTGAGAGCTTGAATGGCACGTTCCGTATCGTCAACAACCCTTGGACACAGTCCATATTCTCGGTCGACCAGTCCGGCGATGTGGTCGCGGCGGGAACGCAGAGGCTGGGTAACGTTGCTTCGCCCAACACGGCGTGTGCCCAAAACGGAACACAGGCAGGCAATGCTGATGGCTCTGGCCAGCAATTAGTTTGTCTGTACAACGTGTGGAAACCAATTGGCGGGAGCTTGCAGCGCTTCGGGTATTACACCGCGCAACATGGTTCTGGAATTCCGAGGCCGACTTGTCCGGCGGGCGGAACCCCGATGATCGTTGTGACCCCGGCGAACTTTGCGGTCGATCCGACGACGGTCGTCAACTATGGAGCGTGGGGATCAGGCCCGTGGACTGTCTACATCATGGATGGATCAAATGCCGGCATCGGTGGCGCGACTGCCACTGTTGGGACCTATTGCGGATACTAA
- the pilO2 gene encoding type 4b pilus protein PilO2 translates to MAQVLNLPGIKGTYAVGLTWRHEDARPSRAALRKKARDLQARWSVVHQTRTGHVQAGFCAGLEGAASNWRTKPLAALVADSHPQPWCGFYRISADLYWYIAVRDGQEVLPDGDRTGTLEELEQLHALHKASGDWNVVRGTEAELADIVRTSRSVKGLTDLEPGPRRYVLPVAGVLTVAALAGVGTWWYQQRQAEAQRAADLARQRAAQAMHAAKQAKQQIPPWTLQPVPSAVVDACRSAWHGRALATKGWLLTGWSCQFGSPVTVNVAAQWERDGGVAEDAPGTLLDDGNHSRSTEVKPYTFTIQPTGIDDFEVAKRIVWSVSHRKAFQLKLAATQPAALPGANGPDAPEPAPWIGNAADFTLAMAPWFSGASAFDQVPGLRLTEVSVDLRDGQWHAKGTLYVNRFPGATAALKVGS, encoded by the coding sequence ATGGCTCAAGTCCTCAACCTTCCAGGGATCAAGGGCACCTATGCCGTCGGCCTGACTTGGCGGCATGAGGATGCCAGGCCAAGCCGCGCGGCACTGCGCAAGAAGGCTCGTGATCTGCAAGCACGGTGGAGTGTCGTCCATCAGACGCGCACAGGGCACGTACAGGCCGGCTTTTGTGCGGGCCTCGAGGGCGCTGCCTCCAACTGGCGAACCAAGCCGCTTGCAGCCCTTGTCGCTGACTCACATCCTCAGCCTTGGTGCGGCTTCTATCGGATCAGCGCTGACCTGTATTGGTACATCGCGGTGCGCGACGGCCAGGAGGTTTTACCGGACGGGGACCGGACTGGCACGCTCGAAGAATTGGAGCAACTCCATGCGTTGCACAAAGCGTCCGGTGACTGGAACGTAGTCCGCGGGACCGAAGCCGAACTCGCAGACATCGTTCGCACTTCGCGATCGGTGAAGGGGCTGACCGATCTGGAGCCGGGGCCGCGACGCTACGTGCTACCGGTGGCCGGGGTGCTGACAGTGGCGGCATTGGCCGGCGTCGGCACGTGGTGGTATCAGCAACGGCAGGCTGAGGCACAGCGCGCTGCGGATCTCGCGCGACAACGTGCTGCACAGGCGATGCACGCGGCAAAGCAAGCCAAGCAACAAATTCCGCCATGGACACTTCAACCTGTGCCGTCTGCTGTTGTCGACGCATGTCGTTCGGCTTGGCACGGCAGGGCACTCGCCACGAAAGGTTGGTTGCTGACCGGCTGGAGCTGCCAGTTCGGTAGTCCCGTCACGGTCAACGTTGCCGCTCAATGGGAGCGCGACGGGGGTGTGGCTGAGGACGCGCCCGGCACGCTCCTCGACGATGGAAACCACTCTCGCTCGACGGAAGTTAAGCCCTATACGTTCACGATCCAACCAACAGGTATTGATGATTTTGAGGTTGCGAAGCGCATCGTTTGGAGCGTGTCGCACCGCAAAGCTTTCCAGTTGAAGCTGGCGGCGACGCAGCCCGCCGCGCTTCCTGGCGCGAATGGCCCCGATGCACCTGAACCGGCCCCGTGGATTGGGAATGCGGCCGATTTCACGCTTGCGATGGCTCCATGGTTCAGCGGTGCTTCTGCATTCGATCAAGTCCCAGGTTTGCGGCTGACCGAGGTCAGCGTCGACCTGCGAGATGGCCAGTGGCATGCGAAAGGGACGCTCTACGTTAACCGTTTTCCTGGGGCGACTGCTGCCCTCAAGGTGGGGAGCTGA
- a CDS encoding CAP domain-containing protein: protein MTNKLSLLAIAAASTLALTACGGGGDGGTSTTGGSTGGTTTPPAQTVTGTQTTPQYGSTSAQLAAFNTLNQYRTQCGFPALSENTVLDTAAQAHAAYMSTNGVVADSETAGKTGFTGVTYQDRAVAAGFPNQYVGGVSGGYYTNATLTDAQYGQQHIIGWLSGVYHIAAGVWPSSIVGIGVSKTLFNGFPDVRASMSFDAPKTMPGNMPLTFPCQGTTGVAYSSNGETPAPPNTSGSWGIPVAVAANPSDTVVLTSGTMTDNASHTVTLQLLNSSTDPNKLVPAFEAVAYPTAPLQPNTPYTVNLSGTINGTPFTRSFTFTTGNVVG, encoded by the coding sequence ATGACGAACAAACTCTCTCTCCTCGCAATTGCTGCTGCATCGACTCTCGCACTGACCGCATGCGGCGGTGGCGGTGACGGTGGCACGTCCACGACTGGCGGTTCGACCGGCGGCACTACGACTCCGCCGGCACAGACTGTCACCGGCACCCAGACGACACCGCAGTACGGCAGCACGAGCGCACAACTGGCAGCGTTCAACACGCTGAACCAGTACCGTACGCAGTGTGGCTTTCCGGCACTGTCCGAAAACACTGTGCTGGACACTGCCGCCCAAGCACACGCTGCCTACATGAGCACGAATGGCGTAGTTGCGGATAGCGAGACGGCGGGCAAAACTGGCTTCACCGGTGTCACCTATCAGGATCGCGCGGTGGCGGCTGGCTTCCCCAATCAGTACGTCGGCGGCGTGAGCGGGGGCTACTACACCAATGCGACATTGACCGACGCCCAATACGGTCAGCAACACATTATCGGCTGGCTGTCCGGCGTCTACCACATCGCTGCGGGCGTGTGGCCGTCGAGCATTGTTGGCATCGGCGTCTCCAAGACGCTGTTCAACGGTTTCCCCGACGTGCGCGCCTCGATGAGCTTCGATGCGCCTAAGACGATGCCGGGCAACATGCCCTTGACCTTCCCGTGCCAAGGCACCACCGGTGTGGCCTACTCGTCGAACGGTGAAACGCCGGCGCCGCCGAACACCAGCGGTTCGTGGGGCATTCCTGTCGCGGTTGCGGCCAACCCGAGCGACACCGTTGTGCTGACTTCCGGCACGATGACCGACAACGCCTCGCACACGGTGACGTTGCAACTGCTCAACTCGTCAACTGATCCGAACAAGTTGGTCCCCGCGTTCGAAGCCGTCGCCTACCCGACCGCACCGCTGCAACCGAACACGCCGTACACGGTGAACCTGTCCGGTACGATCAACGGCACGCCGTTCACGCGCAGCTTCACATTCACGACCGGCAACGTGGTGGGCTAA
- a CDS encoding type II secretion system F family protein, translating to MNLQKALQWLKGNPLPWKLRKRLYERASTHLANDVTLERVLTRFGAGLLRRRKRRAAAAIDAVTQGVRNGQTLAAAMDSSLTNLERTVLDAGDRAGKLPEAMKLVIEVRELVDRIFWKLILGFAPALVYVYALYKVLGFIGADVVPEFAGILPAEKWTGWARVLYLMGVFAQSAAMPLATYGLLTYALWCAWALPNWAGRGRAFFDRWVFPFPLYREIAGFSWLLSFLALQRAGIPEVESLAAQVRTASPWLASRLLAISSGTRNGFDLATSMMRTGHDFPSVDLIDEIGEYMGKADSSEKLANVARENAAYVERKVLAIGGGMALTLSLLVYAAMFVMQFGSNALSSALTSSMRQM from the coding sequence ATGAATCTCCAGAAAGCTCTGCAGTGGCTGAAGGGCAATCCTCTGCCATGGAAGCTCCGAAAACGCCTCTATGAACGTGCGTCAACGCATCTGGCGAACGACGTAACGCTAGAGCGCGTGCTTACCCGGTTCGGGGCCGGCTTGCTACGACGGCGAAAACGTCGCGCTGCTGCTGCAATCGATGCCGTGACACAAGGCGTCCGCAACGGCCAGACGCTGGCGGCGGCAATGGACTCGTCGCTCACCAATCTTGAGCGAACCGTGCTCGACGCTGGTGATCGAGCGGGCAAGCTTCCCGAGGCAATGAAGCTCGTCATCGAGGTGCGCGAACTGGTGGATCGCATCTTTTGGAAGCTGATCCTCGGCTTCGCGCCGGCGCTTGTCTATGTCTACGCGCTCTACAAGGTACTCGGCTTTATCGGTGCCGACGTAGTGCCCGAGTTCGCAGGAATCTTGCCGGCCGAGAAGTGGACCGGATGGGCACGCGTCCTCTACCTGATGGGCGTGTTTGCACAAAGCGCGGCAATGCCTTTGGCGACGTACGGGCTGCTTACCTATGCGCTCTGGTGCGCATGGGCGTTACCGAACTGGGCTGGCCGTGGGAGGGCGTTCTTTGATCGATGGGTTTTTCCGTTCCCACTCTATCGGGAGATCGCAGGGTTCTCTTGGTTGCTGTCGTTTCTTGCTCTGCAGCGGGCGGGCATCCCTGAAGTGGAATCGCTGGCCGCACAGGTGCGCACGGCATCGCCATGGTTGGCGTCGCGGCTGCTCGCCATTTCATCCGGCACACGCAATGGCTTTGATCTTGCAACTTCCATGATGCGGACTGGGCACGACTTCCCTTCCGTGGATCTGATCGATGAGATCGGCGAGTACATGGGCAAAGCCGACTCGTCGGAAAAGCTGGCGAACGTGGCGCGAGAGAACGCGGCCTATGTCGAGCGAAAGGTGCTTGCGATCGGCGGTGGCATGGCGTTGACCCTGAGTCTTCTTGTGTACGCAGCCATGTTTGTCATGCAGTTTGGCTCAAACGCGCTTTCGTCGGCTCTCACGTCGTCGATGAGGCAGATGTAA